The Benincasa hispida cultivar B227 chromosome 9, ASM972705v1, whole genome shotgun sequence genome has a segment encoding these proteins:
- the LOC120084923 gene encoding pentatricopeptide repeat-containing protein At4g33170, giving the protein MNVSKKGTQTSEVKLNIGSKVTALNPNAAEFIPFALRASPIGSSSAPDLTERFSTSGTLGKAVLDRSESSVSNNSDDEARQFWRHQLPDDITPDFKSMGEDESLSLGNISFAGLSLHDDSEASLFAATTGNEYLLNDQRDPNISHFNGSQFADKFRFSTAYGEDPSSASLFQIPNKPWQKPVFNNNLTAGNERHLLYHGNSGRGLAMDVLSEQTTMDESDTLNPVEFLALQFPGFAAESLAEVYFANGGDLNLTVEMLTQLELQVDGGISQNLNSKTMSAPNLSAMDFPALTVSGGQNGHPKFDGADLQQSANPFVSSDKDGMLFFKSSSGPSRGATDFASTVKKLASQDSGMWKYNGNGSADDSIGSSRSSHMLGSKYTTGGQGKDTYGERLLHRGSARAAPVWLETGEAVANMYSEQREEARDHARLRNAYFEQARQAYLIGNKALAKELSVKGQLHNMHMKAAHGRAQESIYRQRNQLGADNQGNGRGHERMIDLHGLHVSEAIHVLKHELSVLKGTARASGQRLQVYICVGTGHHTRGSRTPARLPVAVQRYLIEEEGLDFSEPQPGLLRVVIYKMLLRANLKVPSISSRTSFACPFLLTCRFSSLSSSPSSSSSSQWFSLLRSAVAMADLKLAKRVHACIVTSGDLPDRFLTNNLITMYFKCGSLCSARQVFDKSSDRDLVTWNSILAAYAHSADSSFENVLEGFRLFGLLRESGFSMSRLTLAPLLKLSLLSGFGQVSVAIHGYAVKIGLELDLFVSGALVNIYCKYGLVGHARLLFDEMPERDAVLWNVMLKAYVDNGFEDEALQFFSALHRSGLFPDFSSLHCVINSVKNGVSDNRKRYKEQVKAYTMKMFPFDEGSNIFSWNKKLSEYLQAGQIFAAIDCFKNLLRSTVGYDRVTLVIILSAAVGANVLDLGEQIHVLVIKSGFDSVVSVSNSLMNMYSKAGVVYAAEKTFINSPKLDLISWNTMISSYAQNNLETEAICTFVDLLRYGPRPDQFTLASVLRACSSGDEGEYFTLSSQVHNYAIKCGIVNDSFVSTALIDVYSKSGKVNEAEFLLHCKYDFDLASWNALMFGYIKSNKSRKALELFSLMHEMGVAIDEITLATAIKASGCSINLKQGKQVQAYAIKLGFNNDLWVSSGVLDMYIKCGDMPNALELFGEISRPDDVAWTTMISGYVENGDEDLALSVYHSMRVSGVQPDEYTFATLIKASSCLTALEQGRQIHANVVKLDYSLDHFVGTSLVDMYCKCGSVGDAYRVFRKMDVRKVAFWNAMLLGLGQHGHADEALNLFKTMQSNGIQPDKVTFIGVLSACSHSGLFSEAYKYFDAMLKTYGIVPEIEHYSCLVDALGRAGCIQEAENVIASMPFEASTSMYRALLGACRTKGDTKTAKRVADKLLTLDPSDSSAYVLLSNIYAASRQWDDVTDARNTMKLKNVKKDPGFSWINVKNKIHLFVVDDRSHPQASLIYEKVEDLMKRMREEGSYVPDTDFMLLDVEEEEKEGALYYHSEKLAIAFGLISTPPWATIRVIKNLRVCGDCHSAIKCISKLTQREIVLRDANRFHHFRNGTCSCGDYW; this is encoded by the exons ATGAATGTGTCCAAGAAAGGAACGCAAACCAGTGAGGTAAAACTAAATATTGGAAGCAAGGTGACTGCTTTGAATCCAAATGCTGCTGAGTTTATTCCCTTTGCCCTTAGAGCATCTCCAATTGGAAGTAGTAGTGCGCCAGATTTGACAGAAAGATTTTCTACTTCTGGGACATTAGGAAAGGCTGTTCTAGATCGGTCTGAGTCATCTGTATCAAATAATTCTGATGACGAGGCCCGTCAATTCTGGAGACATCAGCTCCCTGATGATATCACACCTGATTTCAAGTCAATGGGAGAAGATGAGAGCCTATCTCTTGGAAATATTTCGTTTGCTGGCTTATCCTTGCATGATGACAGTGAAGCCTCTTTATTCGCTGCCACTACTGGCAATGAATATTTATTGAACGATCAGCGGGATCCAAATATAAGTCACTTTAATGGCAGTCAATTTGCCGACAAGTTCAGATTCTCAACTGCTTATGGAGAAGATCCATCTTCAGCCAGTCTTTTCCAAATTCCAAATAAACCTTGGCAGAAGCCTGTTTTTAACAATAATCTAACGGCTGGCAACGAGCGGCACCTTCTCTATCATGGAAATTCTGGGAGGGGATTAGCCATGGATGTCTTGAGTGAGCAAACAACTATGGATGAGAGTGATACTCTAAACCCTGTTGAGTTTTTGGCTTTACAGTTCCCTGGTTTTGCTGCTGAAAGCCTCGCAGAAGTTTACTTTGCCAATGGAGGTGACTTAAACCTGACTGTTGAGATGCTCACGCAATTAGAG CTTCAAGTTGATGGTGGAATAAGTCAAAATCTGAATTCCAAGACAATGTCTGCCCCCAATCTTAGTGCAATGGACTTTCCTGCACTCACAGTGTCAGGTGGTCAAAATGGTCATCCAAAATTTGATGGGGCTGATCTTCAACAAAGTGCCAATCCTTTTGTTTCTTCTGATAAGGATGGCATGcttttcttcaagtcaagcagtGGTCCATCTAGAGGTGCTACTGATTTTGCTTCCACTGTCAAGAAATTGGCATCTCAGGATTCTGGTATGTGGAAGTACAACGGAAATGGTTCTGCTGATGACTCTATTGGCTCGAGTAGAAGTTCTCATATGTTAGGTAGCAAGTACACTACTGGTGGTCAGGGGAAAGACACCTATGGTGAGAGGTTGCTGCACCGTGGTTCAGCTCGGGCTGCTCCAGTTTGGCTTGAAACAGGCGAAGCAGTTG CAAACATGTATTCTGAGCAGCGGGAGGAAGCACGTGATCATGCACGGCTGCGAAATGCATATTTTGAACAG gCACGACAAGCGTACCTCATTGGTAATAAGGCTCTAGCAAAGGAACTAAGTGTAAAGGGACAGTTACATAATATGCACATGAAGGCAGCTCATGGAAGAGCCCAAGAATCTATTTATCGGCAGAG GAATCAATTAGGCGCAGACAATCAAGGAAATGGAAGGGGACATGAACGTATGATCGACCTGCACGGACTGCATGTCAGCGAAGCAATTCACGTCTTGAAGCATGAGCTGAGTGTGCTGAAGGGTACTGCCAGAGCCTCCGGACAACGTCTGCAGGTTTATATTTGTGTTGGAACAGGACACCACACACGGGGCTCCCGTACTCCTGCTAGACTTCCGGTGGCTGTACAGAGATATTTGATCGAAGAGGAAGGCCTCGACTTTAGCGAGCCACAACCAGGACTGCTTAGAGTTGTGATTTAT AAAATGCTTTTGCGAGCCAATCTCAAAGTGCCCTCCATCTCCTCTCGTACGAGTTTCGCTTGCCCGTTTCTACTTACTTGCCGATTCTCCTCTCTCTCATCTTCGCCgtcgtcttcttcctcttctcaaTGGTTCTCTCTTCTTCGCTCCGCCGTTGCCATGGCCGATTTGAAGCTTGCGAAACGAGTTCATGCATGTATCGTGACCTCAGGCGACCTCCCAGATCGGTTTCTAACCAACAATCTCATCACTATGTATTTCAAATGTGGGTCTCTCTGTTCTGCCCGCCAGGTGTTTGATAAAAGTTCTGATCGTGATCTCGTAACATGGAACTCCATTTTGGCTGCCTATGCCCACTCTGCTGATTCCAGTTTTGAGAATGTTCTTGAGGGCTTTCGCCTCTTTGGGCTTCTACGCGAGTCTGGTTTTTCTATGTCTCGACTTACTTTGGCGCCATTGTTGAAGCTGAGTTTGCTGTCTGGCTTTGGGCAGGTATCTGTGGCTATCCATGGATATGCTGTTAAGATTGGCTTGGAATTGGATCTCTTTGTTTCAGGGGCTCTTGTGAATATCTACTGCAAATATGGCCTAGTTGGTCATGCTCGTTTACTGTTCGATGAAATGCCTGAAAGGGATGCTGTGTTGTGGAATGTAATGCTCAAGGCTTATGTTGATAATGGCTTTGAGGATGAAGCTCTTCAGTTCTTCTCTGCGCTTCATCGAAGTGGGCTTTTTCCTGATTTCTCAAGCTTGCATTGTGTTATCAATAGTGTTAAGAATGGAGTTTCTGATAACAGAAAGAGGTACAAGGAGCAGGTTAAGGCCTACACGATGAAGATGTTTCCCTTCGACGAAggttcaaatatattttcttggaACAAGAAGTTATCAGAGTATCTTCAAGCTGGCCAAATTTTTGCAGCCATTGATTGTTTTAAGAATCTGTTAAGATCAACAGTAGGATATGATCGTGTAACATTAGTCATCATTTTATCTGCAGCTGTTGGGGCGAATGTTCTTGATTTGGGGGAACAAATACACGTACTTGTTATAAAATCAGGTTTTGATTCAGTAGTTTCTGTTTCAAATAGTCTCATGAACATGTACTCGAAGGCGGGAGTTGTTTATGCTGCAGAAAAGACGTTCATTAACTCGCCAAAATTGGATCTAATTTCGTGGAACACGATGATATCCAGTTATGCGCAGAATAATCTTGAAACGGAGGCAATTTGCACATTCGTAGATCTATTACGCTATGGGCCGAGACCGGATCAATTTACCTTGGCTAGTGTTTTAAGAGCTTGCTCCTCAGGTGATGAAGGAGAGTATTTCACTCTCAGCTCACAGGTTCACAACTATGCCATAAAATGTGGTATTGTTAATGACAGTTTTGTATCTACAGCACTCATCGACGTGTACTCAAAGAGTGGAAAAGTCAATGAGGCTGAGTTTCTGTTGCATTGCAAGTACGATTTTGATTTGGCTTCTTGGAACGCATTGATGTTTGGGTACATAAAGAGTAACAAAAGTAGAAAGGCATTGGAACTTTTTAGTCTGATGCATGAAATGGGGGTGGCGATTGACGAAATCACACTGGCGACTGCAATTAAAGCTTCTGGTTGCTCAATCAATTTGAAGCAAGGGAAACAAGTTCAAGCTTATGCAATTAAGCTTGGATTCAACAATGATTTATGGGTCAGTAGTGGTGTTCTGGATATGTACATTAAATGTGGAGACATGCCAAATGCTCTTGAATTGTTTGGTGAAATTAGTAGACCCGATGATGTTGCCTGGACGACTATGATCTCAGGATATGTCGAAAATGGAGACGAGGATCTTGCTCTTTCTGTGTACCATTCAATGAGGGTCTCTGGAGTTCAACCTGATGAATATACCTTTGCTACCCTCATCAAAGCTAGTTCTTGTCTAACTGCTCTTGAACAAGGGAGACAGATTCATGCTAATGTCGTTAAGTTGGATTATTCTTTGGACCATTTTGTCGGTACTTCCCTAGTCGACATGTATTGCAAATGTGGAAGTGTTGGAGATGCCTATCGTGTATTCAGGAAGATGGATGTGAGGAAAGTTGCCTTCTGGAATGCCATGTTGTTAGGTTTAGGCCAACATGGCCATGCTGATGAAGCCCTGAATCTTTTCAAAACCATGCAATCAAATGGTATTCAGCCTGACAAAGTTACTTTTATTGGAGTTCTTTCTGCTTGTAGCCATTCTGGCTTGTTTTCTGAAGCCTACAAATATTTTGATGCAATGCTCAAAACATATGGGATTGTACCGGAAATCGAGCATTACTCATGTCTGGTGGATGCGCTTGGCCGGGCAGGATGCATTCAGGAAGCCGAAAACGTAATAGCATCGATGCCATTTGAAGCTTCCACCTCTATGTATAGGGCATTGCTTGGTGCTTGCAGGACTAAAGGAGACACAAAAACAGCAAAACGTGTTGCTGACAAACTCCTGACGTTGGATCCTTCCGACTCGTCTGCTTATGTCCTCTTATCCAACATATATGCTGCTTCCAGACAATGGGATGATGTTACTGATGCTAGAAACACGATGAAGCTGAAAAATGTTAAGAAGGACCCAGGTTTTAGCTGGATCAACGTGAAAAACAAAATACATTTGTTTGTGGTGGACGATCGATCACATCCGCAAGCTAGTCTGATATATGAGAAAGTTGAGGATCTTATGAAAAGAATGAGAGAAGAAGGATCTTATGTCCCGGACACAGACTTTATGTTGCTTGATgttgaagaagaggaaaaagaggGCGCTCTCTACTATCATAGTGAGAAACTTGCAATAGCTTTCGGGCTAATTAGCACGCCTCCCTGGGCAACCATTCGTGTGATAAAGAATCTTAGGGTTTGTGGTGATTGCCATAGTGCCATAAAGTGCATATCGAAGCTCACTCAGAGGGAGATTGTTCTAAGGGATGCAAACAGATTCCATCACTTCAGGAATGGAACTTGTTCCTGTGGTGATTACTGGTAG